Proteins co-encoded in one Cytobacillus sp. NJ13 genomic window:
- the dapG gene encoding aspartate kinase, translating into MNIIVQKYGGTSVRDENSREHALRHIKKALADGYKVVVVVSAMGRKGDPYATDTLLSLVEGNNSKISRRETDLLLSCGEVISSIVFSNMLNEHGITAAALTGAQAGFRTNNDHTNAKIIDMKCDRLLKELENQDVIVVAGFQGSSKTGDVTTIGRGGSDTSAAALGAALNAEWIDIFTDVEGIMTADPRIAENARPLSVVTYTEVCNMAYQGAKVIHPRAVEIAMQAKIPIRIRSTYSDSLGTLVTTLNKNRRGTDIKERSVTGIAHVSNVTQIKVLAKKDQYDLQSEVFKAMANQGISVDFINIYPNGVNYTVTEEMTDKAISILKGLGHDPLVERECAKVSVVGAGMQGVPGVASRIVTALSEQGIRILQSADSHTTIWVLVKQADLIKSVNALHDAFRLEEDLAEYERTDI; encoded by the coding sequence ATGAATATCATCGTTCAAAAATATGGAGGCACATCAGTACGCGATGAAAATAGCCGCGAACATGCGCTTAGGCACATAAAAAAAGCGCTGGCTGATGGATATAAGGTTGTTGTCGTTGTTTCGGCGATGGGCCGAAAAGGCGATCCTTATGCAACAGATACACTGCTTTCGCTTGTAGAAGGCAATAACAGCAAGATCAGCAGACGCGAAACGGATCTGCTTTTATCCTGCGGTGAAGTCATCTCAAGTATCGTTTTTTCAAACATGCTAAATGAACATGGCATCACAGCAGCAGCTCTAACAGGGGCACAGGCAGGATTTAGAACAAATAATGATCATACAAATGCAAAAATTATCGATATGAAATGCGACAGACTTTTGAAAGAGCTTGAGAATCAAGATGTTATCGTCGTCGCAGGATTTCAGGGTTCTTCTAAAACCGGTGATGTCACCACGATTGGAAGGGGCGGCAGTGATACCTCCGCAGCGGCTCTTGGCGCAGCCCTAAATGCCGAGTGGATTGATATCTTTACAGATGTGGAAGGCATCATGACTGCTGATCCGCGCATAGCTGAAAATGCACGCCCATTATCAGTTGTCACTTATACGGAAGTCTGCAATATGGCGTATCAGGGTGCTAAGGTGATTCACCCTCGTGCTGTCGAAATTGCCATGCAGGCCAAGATTCCGATCAGAATCCGCTCAACATACTCCGATAGTCTCGGAACGCTTGTCACAACTTTGAATAAGAACAGGCGCGGAACAGATATTAAAGAGCGCTCGGTAACAGGAATTGCCCACGTATCCAATGTCACACAAATAAAGGTTCTTGCGAAGAAAGATCAATATGATCTTCAGTCTGAGGTCTTTAAAGCCATGGCAAACCAGGGGATCAGCGTTGACTTTATCAATATATATCCAAATGGCGTCAACTACACGGTTACGGAAGAAATGACGGATAAAGCGATTAGTATTCTAAAGGGCCTGGGTCACGATCCGCTGGTTGAAAGAGAGTGCGCAAAGGTTTCGGTTGTCGGTGCTGGAATGCAGGGTGTACCCGGCGTGGCTTCACGAATCGTGACGGCATTGTCCGAGCAGGGAATCCGCATCTTGCAATCTGCAGACAGCCATACAACAATATGGGTTCTCGTGAAGCAGGCCGATTTGATAAAGTCTGTTAATGCATTGCACGATGCTTTTCGCCTGGAAGAGGATTTGGCAGAATATGAGAGAACAGACATTTAA
- the asd gene encoding aspartate-semialdehyde dehydrogenase, whose product MEQKKGFHVAVVGATGAVGQQMIQTLENRDFPISELTLLSSARSAGSKVAFKGQEYTVQEAKPESFKGVDIALFSAGGSVSQELAPHAVEHGAIVVDNTSAFRMDPNVPLVVPEVNEDDLHTHNGIIANPNCSTIQMVVSLKPVKEKYGLKKVIVSTYQAVSGSGAAAVQELNEQTKAIINNEEYEPAILPVKSDKKHYQIAFNAIPQIDKFQDNGYTYEEMKMINETKKIMHMPELQVAATCVRLPVATGHSESLYFEVETDRVTANEVKSLLENAPGVVLQDDPDNQIYPMPADCVGKNDVFVGRIRKDLDEDKGFHMWVVSDNLLKGAAWNSVQIAESLIKLGIVK is encoded by the coding sequence TTGGAACAGAAAAAAGGATTTCATGTCGCGGTAGTTGGAGCAACTGGTGCAGTTGGCCAGCAAATGATCCAAACACTTGAAAATAGAGATTTTCCAATCTCTGAATTAACACTTTTATCATCAGCCCGTTCTGCAGGCTCGAAGGTAGCGTTCAAGGGCCAGGAGTATACGGTTCAGGAAGCAAAGCCAGAGAGCTTTAAAGGCGTGGACATCGCATTATTCAGTGCCGGAGGAAGCGTATCCCAGGAACTTGCTCCTCATGCGGTTGAACATGGTGCCATTGTGGTAGACAACACAAGTGCATTCCGTATGGATCCAAATGTGCCTCTTGTCGTACCTGAAGTAAATGAAGACGACCTTCATACTCATAATGGCATTATCGCCAATCCAAACTGTTCTACGATTCAAATGGTTGTTTCCCTAAAGCCGGTTAAAGAAAAATACGGTTTGAAAAAAGTGATTGTTTCTACTTACCAGGCTGTTTCAGGTTCAGGAGCAGCTGCTGTTCAAGAGCTGAATGAGCAGACAAAAGCCATTATAAATAATGAAGAGTATGAGCCTGCAATTCTTCCTGTTAAGAGCGATAAAAAACACTATCAGATTGCTTTCAATGCGATTCCGCAAATTGATAAGTTCCAGGATAATGGCTACACTTATGAAGAAATGAAAATGATCAATGAGACAAAGAAAATCATGCATATGCCCGAGTTGCAAGTGGCTGCTACATGCGTGCGTCTCCCAGTGGCAACCGGACACTCAGAGTCCCTTTATTTTGAAGTGGAAACAGACCGCGTGACTGCAAACGAAGTAAAGAGCCTTCTTGAAAATGCACCGGGTGTTGTCCTGCAGGATGATCCGGATAACCAGATTTACCCGATGCCTGCTGATTGTGTCGGTAAAAATGATGTGTTTGTCGGCCGTATCCGTAAAGATTTGGATGAGGATAAAGGCTTCCATATGTGGGTGGTTTCTGATAATCTTCTTAAAGGGGCAGCATGGAATTCCGTGCAGATCGCCGAAAGCTTAATTAAACTTGGCATAGTGAAATAG
- the dpaB gene encoding dipicolinate synthase subunit B yields the protein MSLKGKKIGFGLTGSHCTYDAVFPEIERLVLAGAEVLPVVTFTVKSTETRFGKGEDWVQRIEDLTGNKVIDSIVKAEPLGPKIPLDCMVIAPLTGNSMSKFANAMTDSPVLMAAKATLRNGKPVVLGISTNDALGLNGVNLMRLMATKNIYFIPYGQDDPVKKPNSMVARMTALSDTVLQAMEGKQLQPVLVERYKDEN from the coding sequence ATGAGTTTGAAAGGAAAAAAAATCGGATTTGGTTTAACAGGATCACATTGCACGTACGATGCAGTGTTTCCGGAAATAGAAAGGCTTGTTCTTGCAGGGGCTGAAGTGCTTCCGGTCGTTACCTTTACGGTAAAGAGCACTGAGACTAGATTCGGGAAAGGGGAAGACTGGGTTCAAAGAATTGAAGATCTGACTGGCAATAAAGTGATCGATTCAATTGTGAAAGCGGAGCCGCTTGGACCTAAGATTCCTCTGGATTGTATGGTGATTGCCCCGCTTACTGGAAATTCCATGAGCAAATTTGCCAATGCCATGACCGATTCGCCCGTGCTGATGGCAGCAAAGGCAACCCTAAGAAACGGCAAACCAGTTGTTCTGGGTATCTCCACAAATGATGCACTGGGTTTAAATGGGGTAAACTTAATGAGACTAATGGCTACGAAAAATATTTATTTTATCCCTTATGGCCAGGATGATCCTGTGAAGAAGCCAAATTCAATGGTGGCAAGAATGACAGCATTATCTGACACAGTGCTTCAAGCCATGGAAGGCAAGCAGCTGCAGCCTGTTTTAGTGGAAAGATATAAAGACGAAAATTAG
- the dpaA gene encoding dipicolinic acid synthetase subunit A, protein MLTGTQIAVIGGDARQLEIIRKLTELDAKLSLIGFEQLDHAFSGAVKEKIDEVDFSNIDGIILPVPGTGLEGQIETIFSNEKVTFEEEILSQTPAHCTVYSGITNSYLTGVTKSADRRLVQLFERDDVAIYNSIPTVEGTIMMAIQHTDFTIHGSNIAVIGLGRVGMSVARTFHALGAKVKVGARKSEHIARITEMGLTPFNLKEIEDAVKDVDICINTAPHLVVTASVISKMPTHTLIIDLASKPGGTDFRYAEKRGVKALLAPGLPGIVAPKTAGQILANVLSQLIMEDLQKRKGNTI, encoded by the coding sequence ATGCTGACAGGAACCCAAATAGCAGTCATCGGCGGTGATGCACGGCAGCTCGAAATCATCCGAAAACTGACTGAGCTTGATGCAAAGCTCTCATTAATTGGATTTGAGCAGCTGGATCATGCGTTCTCTGGTGCGGTAAAAGAAAAAATAGATGAAGTGGATTTTTCCAATATAGACGGGATTATCCTGCCTGTTCCCGGCACGGGTCTGGAGGGTCAGATCGAAACGATTTTCTCCAATGAAAAAGTGACTTTTGAAGAGGAAATTCTTTCGCAGACTCCAGCACACTGTACAGTTTATTCCGGCATAACCAATTCGTATTTAACAGGAGTTACTAAATCGGCAGACCGCCGTCTTGTTCAATTATTTGAACGGGATGATGTTGCTATTTACAATTCAATTCCAACAGTAGAAGGAACCATCATGATGGCGATCCAGCATACTGATTTCACCATTCATGGATCTAATATAGCTGTAATCGGCCTTGGCAGAGTCGGAATGAGTGTAGCAAGAACTTTTCATGCACTGGGTGCAAAAGTGAAAGTAGGGGCGAGAAAAAGTGAACATATTGCCCGGATAACGGAAATGGGTCTTACCCCATTCAACCTGAAAGAGATTGAGGATGCGGTAAAAGATGTTGATATTTGCATAAATACAGCTCCCCATTTAGTTGTAACAGCGTCCGTCATTTCGAAAATGCCTACACATACGCTTATCATTGACCTGGCTTCAAAGCCCGGAGGAACTGACTTCCGCTACGCGGAAAAACGGGGAGTGAAAGCGCTGCTCGCACCAGGCCTGCCTGGTATCGTTGCTCCGAAAACAGCCGGGCAAATATTGGCGAATGTTCTTTCTCAATTGATTATGGAAGATTTGCAAAAGAGAAAGGGGAATACAATATGA
- a CDS encoding YlmC/YmxH family sporulation protein, whose translation MRLSELSGKEIVDVKRAERLGVLGQTDLEINEKNGQIQALLIPSLKWFGFKRQGDEIRVSWQHIRKIGNDMIIIDIPENAEQQE comes from the coding sequence ATGAGATTAAGTGAGCTGAGCGGAAAGGAAATCGTGGATGTGAAGCGTGCGGAACGGCTGGGGGTACTTGGGCAGACAGATCTTGAAATAAATGAAAAAAATGGACAGATCCAGGCATTGCTCATCCCTTCATTAAAGTGGTTCGGCTTCAAGCGCCAAGGAGACGAAATCCGGGTTTCATGGCAGCATATAAGGAAAATTGGCAATGACATGATCATTATTGATATTCCGGAAAATGCTGAGCAGCAGGAATAG
- a CDS encoding pitrilysin family protein, translating to MIKKYTCQNGVRVVLENIPTVRSVAIGVWIGTGSRNEIPENNGISHFLEHMFFKGTKTRSAREIAESFDSIGGQVNAFTSKEYTCYYAKVLDTHSDFALEVLSDMFFNSTFVDEELNKEKNVVYEEIKMYEDTPDDIVHDLLSKAIYENHSLGYPILGTEGTLATFNGETLKQYMHETYTPENVVISIAGNIEESFIKEVEKYFGSYKGGKRERSEQKPEFHSNHLARKKDTEQAHLCLGFEGLQVGHEDIYNLIVLNNILGGSMSSRLFQDVREQKGLAYSVFSYHSAFQDSGIVTLYGGTGAKQLDVLFETIQETLATLKKEGITDKELNNSKEQLKGSLMLSLESTNSRMSRNGKNELLLGRHRSMDEIVEEIDAVSMQGVNDMANSIFTDQYSVALISPDGELPKNL from the coding sequence TTGATCAAGAAATATACATGCCAAAACGGAGTAAGAGTCGTACTGGAAAACATTCCAACCGTCCGTTCTGTTGCGATCGGAGTATGGATCGGAACAGGTTCACGAAACGAAATTCCCGAAAATAATGGAATCTCTCATTTCCTCGAGCACATGTTTTTTAAGGGAACGAAAACAAGATCAGCCCGGGAAATTGCCGAGAGCTTTGATAGCATTGGCGGCCAGGTGAACGCCTTCACTTCAAAAGAATATACATGTTACTACGCAAAAGTGCTGGATACCCATTCTGACTTTGCTCTTGAAGTGCTTTCTGATATGTTTTTTAACTCCACATTTGTGGATGAGGAACTGAATAAAGAAAAGAATGTTGTTTACGAAGAAATCAAAATGTATGAAGACACGCCTGATGATATCGTACATGACCTTTTGAGCAAAGCAATCTATGAGAACCACTCTCTTGGCTATCCGATCCTTGGCACAGAAGGAACGCTGGCCACGTTCAATGGTGAAACATTAAAACAGTATATGCATGAAACATACACACCTGAAAATGTCGTAATCTCCATTGCCGGAAATATCGAGGAGTCTTTCATAAAGGAAGTAGAAAAATACTTTGGATCCTATAAAGGCGGAAAGAGAGAACGCTCTGAGCAGAAGCCTGAATTTCATTCAAACCATCTTGCCCGTAAAAAGGATACCGAGCAGGCACATCTTTGCTTAGGATTCGAGGGGCTGCAGGTAGGGCATGAGGATATATACAATCTGATTGTTTTAAATAATATATTGGGTGGAAGCATGAGCAGCCGATTATTCCAGGATGTCAGGGAACAAAAAGGATTGGCATATTCTGTTTTCTCTTATCATTCTGCCTTCCAGGATAGCGGAATAGTGACGCTTTACGGCGGAACAGGCGCTAAACAGCTGGACGTACTGTTTGAAACGATTCAGGAAACCCTTGCCACTCTTAAAAAAGAAGGCATTACAGATAAAGAGCTGAATAACAGTAAGGAACAGCTCAAAGGAAGCTTGATGCTTAGCCTTGAAAGCACAAACAGCAGGATGAGCCGCAATGGCAAAAACGAACTGCTTCTGGGCCGCCATCGTTCTATGGATGAAATTGTAGAGGAAATCGATGCAGTTTCCATGCAGGGCGTGAATGACATGGCGAATTCCATTTTTACAGATCAATACTCTGTGGCTTTAATCAGCCCGGATGGAGAACTTCCAAAAAACCTTTAA
- a CDS encoding polysaccharide deacetylase family protein, which translates to MRKSIHIAIMFVIALAFINNPFTDQYVSGLKQETGAVTVFKAKDSLYEEIAAKKEEYSIPAQDAKIDRVWKAIPGLNGIEIDVEASYKKMKSEKEFNEDKLVFKQIEPKVKLKDLPPSPVYKGHPDKPMVSFIINVAWGNEYLSGMLATLKEHNVSASFFLEGRWVKNNPELARMITDAGHEVGNHSYTHPDMKVISSAKTREEIQKTNDVIEATMDEKLNKPITWFAPPSGSYRDETVKIAAEKNLGTVMWTVDTVDWKKPPPDVLINRVLSKVHNGALILMHPTDSTEKSLDRLITGLKQKNLQIGTVSEMLSEKRIQNRENNNQDFGKNNNNNIN; encoded by the coding sequence ATGAGAAAGTCTATCCATATTGCTATCATGTTTGTTATAGCACTTGCTTTTATCAATAATCCTTTTACTGATCAGTATGTATCAGGCCTCAAACAGGAGACGGGAGCCGTAACTGTTTTCAAGGCTAAGGATTCGCTTTATGAAGAGATTGCAGCAAAAAAAGAGGAGTACAGCATTCCTGCACAGGATGCAAAAATAGATCGTGTATGGAAAGCCATTCCTGGCCTTAACGGAATTGAAATAGATGTTGAGGCATCTTATAAAAAGATGAAATCAGAGAAAGAGTTCAATGAAGATAAGCTTGTATTTAAACAAATTGAACCGAAGGTGAAGTTAAAGGACCTCCCTCCGTCACCTGTATATAAAGGCCATCCGGATAAACCAATGGTCAGTTTCATTATTAATGTGGCATGGGGAAATGAATACTTGTCAGGTATGCTGGCCACTTTAAAGGAACATAATGTGTCAGCAAGTTTTTTTCTTGAAGGAAGATGGGTAAAGAATAATCCGGAACTTGCCAGAATGATTACCGATGCAGGACATGAAGTGGGCAATCATTCGTACACTCATCCGGATATGAAAGTGATTTCTTCGGCTAAAACAAGGGAAGAAATCCAAAAGACAAATGATGTGATTGAAGCCACGATGGATGAAAAGCTGAATAAGCCAATTACATGGTTTGCCCCTCCAAGCGGCAGCTATAGGGATGAAACAGTGAAGATTGCTGCTGAGAAGAATCTCGGCACCGTTATGTGGACTGTTGATACAGTGGATTGGAAAAAGCCACCCCCTGATGTGCTGATTAATAGGGTGTTATCAAAGGTCCATAATGGAGCACTGATTCTGATGCACCCTACTGACTCCACCGAAAAATCACTCGATAGACTTATTACGGGGCTTAAGCAGAAGAACCTGCAGATTGGAACAGTATCTGAAATGTTAAGCGAGAAGAGAATCCAGAATCGGGAAAATAATAATCAGGATTTTGGAAAAAATAACAATAATAATATAAACTAA
- the pnp gene encoding polyribonucleotide nucleotidyltransferase, translated as MGQDKHVYSLEWAGRKLTVEIGQLAKQANGAVLVRYGDTVVLSTATASKEPKNLDFFPLTVNYEERLYAVGKIPGGFIKREGRPSEKAILASRLIDRPIRPLFADGFRNDVQVVSMVMSVDQNCSSEMAAMFGSSLALSVSDIPFGGPIAGVSVGRIDGEFIINPSVEQAEKSDISLVVAGTKDAINMVEAGADEVPEETMLEAIMFGHEEIKRLIAFQEEIASEIGKEKMEVVLYQVDQNLEAEVRGICEKDMIQAIQVQEKHAREAAIKAVKEEITAKYEDEEADEDKLKQIRQILDKIVKAEVRRLITEDKVRPDGRGLDVIRPLSSEVGLLPRTHGSGLFTRGQTQALSICTLGALGDVQILDGLGIEEEKRFMHHYNFPNFSVGETGPIRGPGRREIGHGALGERALEPIIPSEKDFPYTIRLVSEVLESNGSTSQASICASTLAMMDAGVPIKAPVAGIAMGLIKSGEYYSILTDIQGMEDHLGDMDFKVAGTSKGVTALQMDIKIEGLSREILEEALQQAKKGRMQILDSMLSTIGQPRKELSEYAPKILMMSINPDKIRDVIGPSGKQINKIIEETGVKIDIEQDGTVFISSVDEEMNQKAKKIIEDIVREVEVGQMYLGKVKRIEKFGAFVEIFSGKDGLVHISELAEERVGKVEDVVSIGDELLVKVTEIDKQGRVNLSRKAVLREQREQKEKAQQ; from the coding sequence ATGGGACAAGATAAACATGTCTACAGCCTTGAGTGGGCTGGGCGCAAATTGACCGTTGAGATTGGCCAGCTGGCTAAACAGGCTAACGGTGCGGTTTTAGTGCGCTATGGCGATACTGTAGTATTAAGTACTGCTACAGCATCAAAAGAACCGAAAAATCTGGATTTCTTTCCGCTGACAGTTAACTATGAAGAACGTTTATATGCTGTTGGTAAGATTCCGGGCGGTTTTATTAAGAGAGAGGGCCGTCCAAGTGAAAAAGCGATTTTGGCCAGCCGATTGATTGACAGGCCAATCCGTCCATTATTCGCTGACGGTTTCAGAAATGATGTACAGGTTGTAAGCATGGTGATGAGTGTGGATCAAAACTGCTCATCTGAAATGGCTGCAATGTTTGGCTCATCATTAGCCCTTTCTGTGTCGGATATTCCATTTGGCGGACCGATTGCAGGGGTCAGCGTAGGGCGCATCGATGGAGAATTCATCATTAATCCATCTGTGGAACAGGCTGAAAAGAGCGATATCAGCCTTGTTGTAGCCGGTACAAAAGATGCGATTAACATGGTAGAAGCAGGTGCAGATGAAGTGCCTGAAGAAACAATGCTTGAAGCGATTATGTTTGGCCATGAGGAAATCAAACGCCTTATTGCTTTCCAGGAAGAAATTGCATCTGAAATCGGCAAAGAGAAAATGGAAGTTGTTTTATACCAGGTTGACCAGAACCTTGAAGCTGAAGTTCGCGGCATCTGTGAGAAAGATATGATTCAAGCAATCCAGGTGCAGGAGAAGCATGCCCGTGAAGCTGCCATTAAAGCAGTTAAAGAAGAAATTACAGCTAAATATGAAGATGAAGAAGCAGACGAAGACAAGCTGAAGCAAATCAGGCAGATCCTTGATAAAATTGTTAAAGCTGAAGTGCGGCGTCTAATCACAGAAGATAAAGTTCGCCCGGATGGACGTGGATTGGATGTTATCCGCCCGCTATCATCAGAGGTAGGCCTTCTTCCGCGCACACATGGTTCCGGTTTATTTACCCGCGGACAAACTCAGGCTTTGAGCATTTGTACCCTGGGAGCTCTTGGCGATGTACAGATTCTTGATGGGCTGGGAATTGAAGAAGAAAAGAGATTCATGCACCACTACAATTTCCCTAACTTCAGTGTAGGTGAAACTGGGCCAATCAGAGGGCCAGGACGCCGCGAAATCGGGCATGGAGCTCTTGGAGAACGTGCTCTTGAGCCGATTATTCCATCTGAAAAGGATTTCCCTTATACAATCCGTCTTGTATCTGAGGTATTGGAATCCAATGGTTCAACTTCACAGGCAAGTATTTGTGCAAGTACATTGGCTATGATGGATGCCGGTGTGCCTATTAAAGCGCCAGTTGCCGGTATAGCAATGGGTCTTATTAAATCAGGCGAGTATTATTCAATTCTGACTGACATTCAGGGTATGGAAGACCACCTTGGCGACATGGACTTCAAAGTGGCGGGTACTTCCAAGGGTGTTACTGCCCTCCAAATGGATATCAAAATTGAAGGCTTGTCACGTGAGATTCTTGAGGAAGCATTGCAGCAGGCGAAAAAAGGCCGCATGCAGATACTTGATTCCATGCTGAGCACTATTGGGCAGCCAAGAAAAGAGCTGTCTGAATATGCACCTAAGATTCTGATGATGTCAATCAACCCTGATAAAATCCGCGATGTTATTGGGCCAAGCGGAAAGCAGATCAATAAGATCATTGAAGAAACAGGCGTTAAGATTGATATCGAACAAGATGGAACAGTATTCATCTCATCTGTAGATGAAGAGATGAATCAAAAAGCCAAGAAGATTATTGAAGATATCGTACGTGAAGTGGAAGTTGGACAAATGTATCTTGGCAAGGTGAAACGAATTGAGAAATTCGGTGCATTTGTTGAAATCTTCTCCGGTAAAGATGGATTGGTTCACATATCTGAACTTGCTGAAGAGCGTGTAGGAAAAGTGGAAGATGTTGTATCCATCGGTGACGAACTTCTAGTAAAAGTTACTGAAATCGATAAGCAAGGCCGCGTAAACCTTTCCCGCAAAGCCGTATTGCGTGAACAGCGTGAGCAAAAGGAAAAAGCACAGCAATAA
- the rpsO gene encoding 30S ribosomal protein S15, whose product MAITKERKNELINEFKTHESDTGSPEVQIAVLTEEINNLNDHLRTHKKDHHSRRGLLKMVGKRRNLLTYLRNKDVARYRELINKLGLRR is encoded by the coding sequence ATGGCAATCACTAAAGAACGTAAAAATGAGCTAATCAATGAGTTTAAAACTCATGAAAGCGACACTGGATCTCCAGAAGTTCAAATCGCTGTCCTTACTGAAGAAATCAACAATTTGAACGACCATTTACGTACTCACAAGAAAGACCACCATTCACGTCGCGGTCTTTTGAAAATGGTTGGTAAGCGCCGTAACCTATTAACTTACCTTCGCAACAAAGACGTTGCTCGTTACCGTGAGTTAATCAATAAGCTTGGCTTACGTCGATAA
- the ribF gene encoding bifunctional riboflavin kinase/FAD synthetase has protein sequence MEVIHIHHPHRLDRTDMPEMAIALGYFDGVHLGHQKVIREAKSIAEQKGLKSAVMTFDPHPSVVLGKSVQHVEYITPIEDKIAIMADLGIDYLIIINFTREFANLLPQEFVDQYLIGLNAKHVVAGFDYSYGRMGRGTMETLLFHSRDQFEYSVVAKLAKEDEKISSTLIRKYIREGKTAELPDLLGRYCKTSGIVIHGDKRGRTIGFPTANVDVSDDCIIPPPGVYAVRFSVDGSWYEGVCNVGYKPTFNKEKGDRPSVEVHIFDFSSDIYGRKVTIEWHKHLRSERKFAGVQELIAQIEKDKQQTEQYFEKNRV, from the coding sequence ATGGAAGTTATTCATATACATCATCCCCACCGATTGGATAGAACCGACATGCCTGAAATGGCAATAGCACTTGGATATTTTGATGGTGTTCATTTGGGTCATCAGAAAGTCATCCGTGAAGCAAAATCTATAGCTGAACAAAAAGGATTAAAAAGTGCTGTAATGACATTTGACCCGCATCCATCGGTTGTTTTGGGGAAAAGCGTTCAGCATGTGGAGTATATTACGCCTATTGAGGATAAAATTGCTATCATGGCTGATCTGGGCATAGATTATTTGATTATCATCAATTTTACAAGGGAATTTGCAAATCTTCTGCCGCAGGAGTTTGTTGATCAATACCTGATTGGTCTTAATGCAAAGCATGTCGTAGCAGGCTTTGATTATTCCTATGGGCGGATGGGGCGCGGCACAATGGAAACATTGTTGTTCCATTCGAGGGATCAATTTGAATATTCGGTGGTTGCAAAGCTTGCAAAAGAAGATGAAAAAATCAGCTCTACGCTAATAAGGAAATACATCAGGGAAGGGAAAACAGCTGAACTGCCTGACCTTTTAGGAAGATATTGTAAAACATCAGGAATCGTTATCCATGGCGATAAGAGAGGCCGTACAATCGGCTTTCCTACGGCGAACGTGGATGTTTCTGATGACTGCATCATTCCTCCGCCCGGTGTATATGCTGTGAGATTCTCAGTAGATGGCAGCTGGTATGAAGGTGTCTGCAATGTTGGCTACAAACCTACCTTTAATAAGGAAAAAGGGGACAGGCCATCTGTTGAAGTCCATATTTTTGATTTCTCTTCAGATATTTATGGCAGGAAAGTTACTATTGAATGGCATAAACATCTTAGAAGCGAAAGGAAGTTTGCTGGCGTTCAGGAATTAATCGCCCAAATTGAGAAGGATAAACAGCAGACTGAGCAATATTTTGAGAAAAACAGGGTTTAG
- the truB gene encoding tRNA pseudouridine(55) synthase TruB, giving the protein MEGILPLFKPKGMTSHDCVFRLRKILRMKKIGHTGTLDPDVTGVLPICLGRATKVAEYITDAGKSYEGEVKIGFSTTTEDASGEVVESKDVAAPIARNQIMEVLQSLTGEITQTPPMYSAVKVNGKRLYEYARQGIEVERPSRKVTIYSIELLDDREMFEGENIAFRFRVACSKGTYIRTLAVMIGSELGYPAHMSELVRIQSASLKLDDCLTFEEIEDRVEKGTMAEVLRPMEAALSHLPKFQISDKVAEKVKNGAVLTIPDHLLDTKGPIALEAKEGLILAIYEHHPRKPGLMKPVKVLRNDQ; this is encoded by the coding sequence ATGGAAGGAATTTTACCGCTTTTTAAACCAAAAGGAATGACATCCCATGATTGTGTCTTCAGGCTGCGGAAAATTTTGCGGATGAAAAAAATCGGCCATACCGGCACACTCGATCCTGACGTAACTGGGGTACTCCCAATCTGCCTCGGGAGAGCAACAAAGGTGGCTGAATACATAACAGATGCAGGAAAGTCTTATGAGGGAGAAGTCAAAATAGGCTTTTCTACGACAACAGAAGATGCATCAGGAGAGGTGGTGGAGAGTAAAGATGTTGCAGCACCTATTGCCAGAAATCAGATAATGGAAGTTCTTCAAAGCCTGACCGGGGAAATTACGCAGACACCTCCTATGTATTCAGCAGTAAAAGTGAATGGGAAACGCCTCTATGAATATGCAAGACAGGGAATAGAAGTGGAACGGCCGTCCAGGAAAGTTACTATTTACTCTATCGAATTGCTCGATGACAGGGAAATGTTTGAGGGTGAGAATATTGCCTTTCGGTTCCGAGTAGCCTGCAGCAAAGGAACATATATCCGTACGCTTGCTGTCATGATTGGGAGTGAACTGGGATACCCCGCTCATATGTCTGAGCTGGTTAGAATCCAATCTGCCTCATTGAAACTTGATGACTGTCTGACTTTTGAAGAAATAGAAGACAGAGTAGAGAAGGGGACAATGGCCGAGGTTCTCCGACCTATGGAAGCTGCGCTCTCTCATTTGCCGAAATTTCAAATAAGTGATAAAGTAGCAGAGAAAGTAAAAAATGGGGCTGTATTAACTATCCCTGATCATTTACTCGACACCAAGGGCCCAATCGCATTAGAAGCAAAGGAAGGCCTTATTCTGGCGATTTATGAGCACCACCCCCGCAAACCTGGGTTAATGAAGCCAGTAAAGGTGTTAAGGAATGATCAATAA